The following coding sequences are from one Gaiellales bacterium window:
- a CDS encoding LysR family transcriptional regulator: MRFSFRQLEYFVAAGETGSVTRAAQGSHSSQPTVSTAIAKLERALGVQLFVRHHAQGLSLTPEGRRFLGEAKELLRHASEVERLAATLSDEIAGALDLGCLVTLAPLVAPSLVRGFEAANPRVRVELVESHQDGLLERLRGGLTSVALTYDLQLPSDVQFEPLVDLPPHAVLPAGHRLALRKRVSLAELAREPHILLDLPLSREYFMQLFAEAGLEPAIALRSQHPETIRTLVANGFGYAIVNARPRNDRALDGERIVTVPLRGEPRAVRLGLASLRGIRETRTISAFKQHCRETITPAGVPGMHRPED; this comes from the coding sequence GTGCGCTTCTCGTTCCGCCAGCTCGAATACTTCGTCGCGGCCGGCGAGACGGGGAGCGTGACGCGCGCCGCGCAGGGGTCGCACAGCTCACAGCCGACGGTCTCGACCGCCATCGCAAAGCTCGAGCGCGCGCTCGGCGTGCAGCTCTTCGTCCGCCACCACGCACAGGGGCTGTCACTCACCCCGGAGGGGCGCCGCTTCCTGGGCGAGGCGAAGGAGCTGCTGCGCCACGCCTCGGAGGTGGAGCGGCTGGCGGCGACGCTCAGTGACGAGATCGCGGGCGCGCTCGACCTCGGCTGCCTGGTCACGCTGGCGCCGCTGGTGGCCCCGAGCCTGGTGCGCGGGTTCGAGGCGGCGAACCCGCGGGTGCGCGTGGAGCTGGTCGAGTCGCACCAGGACGGGCTGCTCGAGCGCCTGCGAGGCGGCCTGACCAGCGTCGCCCTCACATACGACCTGCAGCTGCCATCCGACGTCCAGTTCGAGCCGCTCGTCGACCTGCCGCCCCATGCGGTGCTCCCGGCCGGGCACCGGCTCGCCCTGCGCAAGCGCGTGTCGCTCGCCGAGCTGGCCAGGGAGCCGCACATCCTGCTCGACCTGCCGCTGAGCCGCGAGTACTTCATGCAGCTCTTCGCAGAGGCCGGGCTCGAGCCCGCCATCGCCCTGCGCTCACAGCATCCCGAGACGATACGGACGCTGGTCGCAAACGGCTTCGGCTACGCGATCGTCAACGCCCGGCCCCGGAACGACCGGGCCCTGGACGGTGAGCGGATCGTGACCGTGCCGCTGCGCGGCGAACCGCGGGCGGTGCGGCTCGGGCTCGCGTCGCTGCGCGGCATCCGCGAAACTCGGACGATCAGTGCGTTCAAGCAGCATTGCCGGGAGACGATCACGCCCGCGGGCGTGCCGGGGATGCACCGACCGGAGGACTGA
- a CDS encoding primary-amine oxidase, whose translation MDATAAGTTHPLDPLDAGELERAVGVLRREGLVVERTRVISVDLLEPDKAALAAWRAGGTLPAREAIGVVLHGTTGDAVECILDLDADTVTEQRSLDGMQPAVSIDEYFEAGAACRADPAFREALARRGIEGDQVEMVHVEPWTVGAFEEPGRRVARCLSWLRSSDDDVNPYGRPIGNLVAVIDLAEMRVVRVDDHGAIPVPAGTWDYRDGGGAGFRDDQRPIEITQPEGVSFELRGRELRWQKWRLRVGFSHKESLVLHEIAYEDNGELRPVCHRASIAELVIPYGDPNPTVHFKNVFDIGEYGVGPLVNALELGCDCLGDITYMDAGCINSAGEVVHLPNAICIHEEDYGILWKHTDDETGQVHVARSRRLVISCIATVGNYEYGFFWYLYQDGGIQFEGKLTGIILTAGVPAGSEQRHATEIAPGVAAGYHQHFFTARLDMDVDGARNVAYEIESKPEPPGDGNADGSAFSTVRRTFARESDARRDVAPLQARRWRVENPGRRNRMGQPVAYELVPGENVAPMAHPDSQFRRRAGFLDHHLWVTPYRRDERFPAGEYPNQHPGGDGLPRWTAADRPLENEDVVLWYSFGAHHIPRLEDWPVMPVAYCGFHLRPVGFFDRSPALDVPPPHPAHCAHN comes from the coding sequence ATGGATGCAACCGCCGCCGGCACCACCCACCCGCTCGACCCGCTCGACGCCGGCGAGCTCGAGCGAGCGGTGGGCGTGCTGCGACGCGAGGGCCTCGTCGTCGAGCGCACGCGGGTGATCAGCGTCGACCTGCTCGAGCCCGACAAGGCCGCACTCGCCGCGTGGCGGGCCGGCGGGACGCTGCCGGCGCGCGAGGCAATCGGGGTCGTCCTGCATGGCACCACCGGAGACGCGGTCGAGTGCATCCTCGACCTGGACGCGGACACCGTTACCGAGCAGCGTTCGCTGGACGGGATGCAGCCCGCGGTCAGCATCGATGAGTACTTCGAGGCGGGAGCCGCCTGCCGCGCCGACCCGGCGTTCCGCGAGGCGCTCGCGCGGCGCGGAATCGAGGGCGACCAGGTCGAGATGGTGCACGTCGAGCCGTGGACGGTGGGCGCCTTCGAGGAGCCGGGCCGGCGCGTCGCGCGCTGCCTGTCCTGGCTGCGGTCGTCGGACGACGACGTGAACCCGTACGGCAGGCCGATCGGCAACCTCGTCGCCGTGATCGACCTCGCCGAGATGCGCGTCGTGCGCGTGGACGACCACGGTGCGATTCCGGTGCCCGCGGGCACGTGGGACTACCGGGACGGCGGCGGAGCCGGATTTCGGGACGACCAGAGGCCGATCGAGATCACGCAGCCGGAGGGCGTCAGCTTCGAGCTGCGCGGCCGCGAGCTGCGGTGGCAGAAGTGGCGGCTTCGCGTTGGCTTCTCGCACAAGGAGAGCCTCGTGCTGCACGAGATCGCCTACGAGGACAACGGCGAGCTGCGCCCGGTGTGCCACCGCGCCTCCATCGCCGAGCTGGTGATCCCCTACGGCGACCCGAACCCCACGGTGCACTTCAAGAACGTGTTCGACATCGGCGAGTATGGCGTCGGCCCGCTCGTCAACGCCCTCGAGCTGGGCTGCGACTGCCTGGGCGACATCACGTACATGGACGCCGGCTGCATCAACAGCGCGGGCGAGGTCGTCCACCTGCCGAACGCGATCTGCATCCACGAGGAGGATTACGGGATCCTCTGGAAGCACACCGACGACGAGACCGGGCAGGTGCACGTGGCGCGGTCCCGCCGCTTGGTCATCTCGTGCATCGCGACCGTCGGCAACTACGAGTACGGCTTCTTCTGGTACCTGTACCAGGACGGCGGCATCCAGTTCGAGGGCAAGCTGACGGGCATCATCCTCACGGCGGGGGTGCCCGCCGGGTCGGAGCAGCGCCATGCCACCGAGATCGCGCCCGGCGTTGCGGCGGGCTATCACCAGCACTTCTTCACCGCACGGCTGGACATGGACGTGGACGGCGCGCGCAACGTCGCCTACGAGATCGAGTCGAAGCCCGAGCCGCCCGGTGACGGCAACGCGGACGGATCCGCCTTCTCCACCGTGCGCCGCACGTTCGCCCGCGAGTCGGACGCACGCCGGGACGTGGCACCGCTGCAGGCGCGCCGCTGGCGGGTCGAGAATCCCGGCCGGCGCAACCGGATGGGCCAGCCGGTCGCCTACGAGCTCGTCCCCGGCGAGAACGTCGCGCCGATGGCGCATCCTGACTCGCAGTTCCGGCGTCGCGCCGGGTTCCTCGACCACCATCTCTGGGTGACGCCCTACCGGCGCGACGAGCGCTTCCCCGCGGGCGAGTATCCCAACCAGCACCCGGGCGGCGACGGGCTGCCGCGCTGGACGGCGGCCGACCGCCCGCTCGAGAACGAGGACGTGGTGCTCTGGTACTCGTTCGGCGCACACCACATACCGCGGCTCGAGGACTGGCCTGTCATGCCCGTCGCCTACTGCGGATTCCACCTGCGGCCGGTGGGATTCTTCGACCGGAGCCCGGCGCTGGACGTCCCGCCCCCGCACCCCGCGCACTGCGCCCACAATTGA
- a CDS encoding M20/M25/M40 family metallo-hydrolase, which translates to MIRSRALLERLVAFPSVTGRPNGDIATFVAGWLRERGVAVRELPGPDGRVGLVARCGEGAGGVVLAAHMDVVDVDAQPWTSDPWTVRESGGRLAGRGTADMKGFLACGMDALAEAANRTLRRPLMLAVSTDEEIGCRGVHDILPAVLERAPAVCIVGEPTGMLLVTAHKGKASWRATVRGEARHSSEAPLADNAVEHAAELVLALRDRGRELADRGRRDERFTIPHSTISVGPVHGGTAVNIVPDRCTVEFEVRTVPGDDPAGLLPNLRGAELEQLAGYAGLDGNPAPFAGLIDAEPGGAIDFGTEAGTYANAGIATAVCGPGHIADAHRADESVAVEQLDRCQRVLAGLVDRLAE; encoded by the coding sequence TTGATCCGATCGCGCGCGCTGCTCGAGCGGCTGGTCGCGTTCCCGAGCGTCACCGGCCGGCCGAACGGCGACATCGCGACGTTCGTCGCTGGTTGGCTGCGCGAGCGCGGGGTCGCCGTCCGCGAGCTGCCCGGCCCGGATGGGCGCGTCGGCCTGGTCGCCCGCTGCGGCGAGGGCGCGGGCGGCGTGGTGCTTGCCGCGCACATGGACGTGGTCGACGTGGACGCCCAGCCGTGGACGAGCGATCCATGGACGGTGCGCGAATCGGGCGGGCGGCTGGCGGGACGCGGCACCGCCGACATGAAGGGATTCCTCGCGTGCGGGATGGACGCACTGGCGGAGGCCGCGAACCGGACGCTTCGCCGGCCGCTGATGCTCGCGGTCTCGACCGACGAGGAGATCGGCTGCCGGGGCGTCCACGACATCCTGCCGGCGGTGCTCGAACGCGCGCCGGCGGTCTGCATCGTCGGCGAGCCAACGGGGATGCTGCTCGTGACGGCGCACAAGGGCAAGGCGAGCTGGCGGGCGACCGTGCGCGGCGAGGCACGGCACTCGAGCGAGGCGCCGCTCGCCGACAACGCCGTCGAGCATGCGGCCGAGCTCGTGTTGGCCCTGCGCGACCGGGGCCGGGAGCTGGCGGACCGGGGCCGGCGGGACGAGCGGTTCACCATCCCGCACTCCACCATCTCGGTCGGCCCCGTCCACGGCGGCACGGCCGTCAACATCGTGCCCGACCGGTGCACCGTGGAGTTCGAGGTGCGCACGGTCCCGGGCGACGACCCCGCCGGCCTGCTGCCCAACCTCCGCGGAGCCGAGCTCGAGCAGCTCGCCGGGTACGCCGGCCTCGACGGCAACCCGGCCCCGTTCGCCGGGCTGATCGACGCGGAGCCGGGCGGGGCAATCGACTTCGGGACGGAGGCCGGCACCTATGCGAACGCCGGCATCGCCACGGCGGTCTGCGGGCCGGGCCACATCGCCGATGCGCACCGTGCAGACGAATCCGTCGCCGTCGAGCAGCTCGACCGCTGCCAGCGCGTGCTCGCCGGGCTGGTCGATCGCCTGGCGGAATAG